In Synechococcus sp. A18-25c, a single window of DNA contains:
- a CDS encoding rhomboid family intramembrane serine protease: MIALPLILLGLAWLQELLDQLLFAGRWNLAMGPGTPWWTLFTAPFSHAGLGHLVANSLVFLPLSYLVLARGTQAYLAVWISVILLEIPIWLVWPVGAHGLSGVVYGLLGFLVVIGFLDRRPLAILLSMVAVLLYGSALPGLVPWASPAGVSWIGHASGFVAGLIAALAVRRSPGELKD, translated from the coding sequence GTGATAGCACTCCCTCTGATTTTGCTGGGATTGGCCTGGCTCCAGGAGCTGCTGGACCAGTTGTTGTTCGCGGGACGCTGGAATCTGGCCATGGGTCCCGGCACGCCATGGTGGACCTTATTCACGGCCCCATTCAGCCATGCCGGTCTGGGGCACCTCGTGGCGAACAGCCTCGTTTTCCTGCCGCTCAGCTACCTGGTGCTCGCCAGAGGCACCCAGGCTTATCTCGCCGTTTGGATCTCCGTGATTCTTCTGGAGATCCCGATCTGGCTGGTATGGCCTGTGGGAGCCCATGGATTATCCGGCGTGGTCTACGGGCTGCTGGGTTTTCTTGTGGTGATTGGTTTCCTGGACCGACGTCCACTCGCGATTCTTCTCAGCATGGTGGCCGTCTTGCTTTATGGAAGCGCTCTGCCGGGGTTGGTGCCCTGGGCCTCTCCAGCCGGCGTGAGCTGGATCGGCCACGCGTCAGGGTTTGTCGCAGGTTTGATCGCTGCTCTGGCGGTGAGACGCTCACCTGGAGAGCTCAAGGATTAA
- a CDS encoding NAD(P)/FAD-dependent oxidoreductase codes for MTTREQVIVIGSGIGGLCCAALCARSSLDVLVLEAHGHAGGAAHGFDRQGFQFESGPSLWSGLGRWPSSNPLAQILRALDEPLEVISYREWDVLFPEGHLSIGVGADGFEQVVADLRGAEAVEQWRRFAEVLKPIAAAADAMPLLALPPGGLDGLGPLLRRSGKLLPHLPALRHLSGAFGPLVDRHLQDPFLRHWVDLLCFLISGMPMADTNAAAMATLFGEWFDPEASLDYPKGGSASVVAALVRGLEKFGGSLRRGARVERILVDGDRAVGVELVNGERIHADHVVSNADAWSTAALLPDSSAPAWQKQRRQTPACGSFLHLHLGFDASGLDDLPIHTVWVGDWERGINAERNAVVVSIPSVLDPSMAPPGHHVLHAYTPANEPWEHWSGLEHNSADYERMREQRCSVFWHVLEQRIPDLRSRCKLVMEGTPLTHRHFLSVHQGSYGPALSAARGLFPGVQTPVKGLLHCGASTFPGIGIPPVAASGAMAAHAIAGTAAQKQLLESLSH; via the coding sequence ATGACCACCAGAGAGCAGGTGATCGTGATCGGCAGCGGAATTGGTGGATTGTGCTGTGCGGCGCTGTGTGCGCGGTCAAGCCTCGATGTTCTTGTCTTGGAGGCCCACGGCCATGCTGGTGGCGCTGCCCATGGCTTTGACCGGCAGGGATTTCAGTTCGAATCCGGACCGTCTCTTTGGAGTGGTCTGGGCCGTTGGCCCAGCAGCAATCCCCTGGCTCAGATCCTCAGAGCGCTGGACGAACCCCTTGAGGTGATTTCCTATCGCGAATGGGACGTTCTGTTTCCAGAAGGCCACTTGAGCATTGGCGTGGGCGCAGATGGCTTCGAACAGGTGGTTGCAGATCTGCGCGGTGCAGAGGCGGTCGAGCAATGGCGTCGCTTTGCCGAGGTTCTCAAGCCGATTGCCGCTGCAGCGGATGCCATGCCTCTTCTGGCGCTTCCTCCCGGTGGACTCGATGGTCTGGGTCCATTGCTGCGTCGCAGTGGAAAGCTGCTGCCGCACTTGCCGGCGTTACGCCATCTCAGTGGCGCCTTCGGGCCTCTGGTGGATCGTCACCTGCAGGATCCTTTCCTCCGGCACTGGGTGGATTTGCTTTGTTTCCTGATCAGCGGCATGCCAATGGCCGACACCAACGCGGCGGCGATGGCCACGTTGTTCGGCGAGTGGTTTGATCCTGAGGCCAGCCTTGACTACCCCAAGGGAGGCAGTGCCTCGGTGGTGGCCGCGCTCGTGAGAGGGCTCGAAAAGTTTGGCGGCAGCCTGCGTCGTGGTGCACGCGTGGAGCGAATTTTGGTGGATGGTGATCGTGCCGTCGGCGTTGAGCTTGTGAACGGGGAGCGGATCCATGCCGATCATGTGGTGAGCAACGCCGATGCCTGGAGCACAGCCGCTCTTCTTCCAGATTCCAGTGCACCCGCTTGGCAGAAGCAGCGCCGGCAGACACCGGCCTGCGGATCGTTCCTGCATCTTCACCTCGGTTTCGATGCGTCAGGTCTCGATGACTTGCCCATTCACACCGTTTGGGTTGGGGACTGGGAGCGGGGCATCAACGCCGAGCGCAATGCGGTGGTGGTTTCGATTCCATCGGTGCTTGACCCCTCGATGGCACCACCAGGTCATCACGTGCTGCATGCCTACACACCGGCCAATGAGCCGTGGGAGCACTGGAGCGGCTTGGAGCACAATTCAGCTGACTACGAGCGGATGCGTGAGCAACGCTGCTCGGTGTTTTGGCATGTGCTCGAGCAGCGCATTCCAGATCTGCGCAGTCGTTGCAAGCTCGTGATGGAAGGAACCCCGCTGACCCATCGGCATTTTCTTTCGGTGCATCAGGGCAGTTACGGTCCGGCGTTGTCGGCAGCCCGAGGTTTATTTCCGGGTGTTCAGACCCCGGTGAAAGGGTTGTTGCACTGTGGCGCCAGCACGTTTCCCGGGATCGGGATCCCACCGGTGGCCGCCAGCGGTGCGATGGCGGCCCACGCCATTGCCGGCACGGCAGCTCAGAAGCAGTTGCTGGAGAGCTTGTCCCACTGA
- a CDS encoding methyltransferase domain-containing protein produces the protein MVVPVLSDNERYKLDGSDDALFYSEPRFVQHLDEAFRYRLTRLYRDRIPSCAVVLDLMSSWVSHLPDDQRYELVIGHGLNAQELQANPRLDRHWVQNLNLDQRLPLEDDSVDYTLIVAGWQYLQQPEAVAAELLRITRPKGQVICAFSNRMFFTKAPQIWTDGDDRDHLRYVAEVLMAQGWSQPELIAEETQRPGPLGWIGGKGDPFFAVIAGKPLPSVAL, from the coding sequence ATGGTCGTGCCGGTGTTGAGCGACAACGAGCGTTACAAGCTCGATGGCAGTGATGACGCGCTCTTCTACAGCGAGCCTCGATTCGTCCAGCATCTGGATGAAGCGTTTCGCTACCGATTGACCCGGCTCTACCGAGACCGCATTCCCAGCTGCGCTGTGGTGCTGGATCTGATGAGCAGCTGGGTGAGTCATCTGCCCGACGATCAGCGTTACGAGCTGGTGATCGGCCATGGGCTCAATGCCCAGGAATTGCAGGCCAATCCACGGCTGGATCGGCATTGGGTGCAAAACCTCAACCTCGACCAGAGGCTGCCGCTCGAAGATGACAGTGTTGATTACACGTTGATCGTCGCCGGCTGGCAGTATTTGCAACAGCCGGAGGCTGTGGCTGCAGAGTTGTTGCGCATCACCCGCCCCAAAGGCCAGGTCATCTGCGCGTTCAGCAACCGCATGTTCTTCACCAAGGCACCGCAGATCTGGACAGATGGCGACGACCGTGATCACCTCCGCTACGTGGCCGAGGTGCTGATGGCCCAGGGGTGGTCTCAACCTGAGCTGATCGCTGAGGAAACTCAACGGCCAGGTCCACTGGGTTGGATCGGAGGCAAGGGCGATCCGTTTTTTGCGGTGATTGCAGGAAAACCGTTGCCTTCAGTCGCTCTCTGA
- a CDS encoding TIGR02450 family Trp-rich protein, giving the protein MTWKPAKAWTSAAPRSGRRHFRLVLQGGRGPQRWVELVSVLSPEVRLRLLWSELRDTKLWQSGWQCISLEPSESD; this is encoded by the coding sequence GTGACCTGGAAGCCAGCGAAGGCCTGGACCAGCGCCGCACCGCGGTCAGGACGACGGCACTTTCGACTGGTGCTCCAGGGCGGACGTGGCCCTCAACGCTGGGTGGAGCTGGTGTCGGTTCTTAGCCCTGAAGTCCGTCTGCGTCTGCTCTGGAGCGAATTGCGCGACACCAAGCTCTGGCAAAGCGGGTGGCAATGCATCTCCCTGGAGCCATCAGAGAGCGACTGA
- a CDS encoding SDR family oxidoreductase encodes MSARTIAVSGASGKTGFRIAEEILAAGDQARLLLRPESTIPASLEGCEQHRLDLMDGEALDASLQGVDALVIATGARPSVDLTGPMKVDAWGVKRQVESCQRVGVKRVVLVSSLCAGHWRHMLNLFGLILVWKRVGEQSLETSGLDWTVIRPGGLSEREEGLEQEGVLWTVADQQTSNSIPRRLVARCCLEALDTPASIGKILEVTSSAEQPVLSLNQAMASWS; translated from the coding sequence ATGAGCGCTCGCACCATCGCCGTCAGCGGCGCTTCCGGCAAAACAGGTTTCAGGATTGCGGAGGAGATTCTCGCGGCCGGTGATCAAGCCAGACTGCTGCTGCGCCCCGAGTCGACGATTCCAGCTTCGCTAGAAGGTTGTGAACAGCATCGCCTCGATCTGATGGATGGTGAGGCCCTGGATGCCTCTCTACAGGGAGTGGATGCGCTGGTGATCGCGACCGGTGCACGCCCCTCCGTGGATCTGACGGGCCCCATGAAGGTGGATGCCTGGGGCGTCAAGCGACAGGTGGAGAGCTGTCAGCGGGTGGGAGTCAAGCGCGTGGTGCTGGTGTCGTCGCTGTGTGCCGGACATTGGCGACACATGCTCAATCTCTTCGGCTTGATCTTGGTGTGGAAACGCGTCGGTGAGCAATCCTTGGAAACGAGTGGTCTGGATTGGACGGTGATTCGTCCAGGAGGTCTGTCAGAACGGGAAGAAGGTTTGGAGCAAGAGGGTGTGCTCTGGACAGTGGCTGATCAGCAGACCAGCAACTCCATCCCCCGTCGTCTCGTCGCGCGCTGTTGTCTGGAGGCTCTGGACACACCCGCGTCCATTGGCAAGATTCTCGAGGTCACCAGTTCCGCAGAACAACCTGTGCTGAGCCTGAATCAGGCCATGGCTTCCTGGTCATGA
- a CDS encoding NAD(P)-binding protein: MVDLAVIGAGLSGCALVAALQRRGWKGSILLLEAGRGPGGRCATRRRREDDRWRLDHGSPTLSFTQAPQGELNDLIAGLQGSDVIRPDDAPVVGVDHLGRQVPSPDHLLLSGPRWRGTPTMATVAEALLAHGGEAVEARFGERITTLRHDGSVWHLTGGHHARALVLSGTLLAHPRSLAMLGWQHVPLREAVAVGFDPQLDAALHQIAGLDASVRWNLMLELPKVSSNHLPRQIWLTAQAQERFGVERLVLHPQQDQRLGLVVHGLDDGAVITPDSQPELLRRHEQQLMEALSDLVQPWSALSNALAQARSLGVMRWGAAQPLHQGLSADLQWCSEARVGFCGDWIAGQGFGMAEGALQSALNLAERIACFSIAET; encoded by the coding sequence GTGGTTGATCTGGCCGTAATCGGCGCTGGCCTGTCCGGCTGTGCCCTCGTGGCAGCCTTGCAGCGGCGTGGCTGGAAGGGATCGATCCTGCTCCTCGAGGCAGGTCGGGGACCCGGAGGTCGCTGTGCCACGCGACGACGTCGTGAGGACGACCGCTGGCGTCTTGATCATGGTTCTCCCACGCTGAGTTTCACGCAAGCTCCGCAGGGTGAATTGAACGACCTGATCGCGGGTCTGCAGGGAAGCGATGTCATCCGCCCCGATGACGCCCCTGTGGTTGGTGTTGATCACCTTGGGCGACAAGTGCCGTCACCAGACCATTTGCTCTTGAGCGGTCCTCGCTGGCGCGGCACTCCCACCATGGCGACCGTTGCTGAAGCGTTGCTCGCCCATGGAGGTGAGGCTGTGGAAGCCCGCTTTGGAGAGAGGATTACAACGCTCCGTCATGATGGTTCTGTCTGGCATCTCACCGGCGGTCACCACGCCAGAGCTCTTGTCCTGAGCGGCACGTTGCTGGCGCATCCCCGTTCGCTGGCCATGCTCGGTTGGCAGCATGTGCCTTTACGTGAGGCCGTTGCGGTGGGATTCGATCCCCAGCTCGACGCGGCGCTGCACCAGATCGCCGGCCTGGACGCCAGCGTGCGCTGGAATTTGATGTTGGAACTTCCAAAGGTCTCCAGCAACCACTTGCCGCGACAGATTTGGTTAACGGCTCAAGCCCAGGAGCGATTTGGCGTGGAACGTCTCGTTCTGCATCCCCAACAGGACCAGCGTCTGGGCCTGGTGGTTCATGGACTCGACGATGGCGCTGTGATTACGCCGGATTCGCAGCCTGAGCTGCTTCGGCGTCATGAGCAGCAGCTGATGGAGGCGCTATCCGACCTGGTTCAGCCCTGGTCTGCACTCAGCAACGCTTTGGCTCAAGCACGATCGCTGGGGGTGATGCGCTGGGGTGCTGCTCAGCCCTTGCATCAGGGGTTGTCAGCGGATCTGCAGTGGTGTTCCGAAGCGAGAGTTGGCTTTTGTGGCGACTGGATCGCAGGTCAAGGTTTCGGAATGGCCGAAGGTGCTCTTCAGAGTGCTTTGAATCTGGCCGAACGCATTGCGTGCTTTTCGATCGCAGAGACATGA
- a CDS encoding DUF1499 domain-containing protein, giving the protein MTFLSAITLPLMLALFHFVGPVPTDLGIQAGHLSPCPGPAHCASAIWPVNDAETSLATLAEAIEADPSATIVEREATYLHATFSSKIFGFVDDVELLASQTDSLEARSISRLGDSDLGVNGQRLQRLSDVLPSR; this is encoded by the coding sequence ATGACGTTTCTTTCAGCGATTACGCTCCCGCTGATGTTGGCCCTCTTCCATTTCGTCGGCCCCGTTCCCACTGACCTGGGCATCCAAGCCGGACATCTCAGCCCTTGCCCTGGACCGGCGCATTGCGCCAGCGCCATTTGGCCCGTCAACGACGCAGAAACATCCTTAGCCACCTTGGCTGAAGCAATCGAGGCAGACCCCTCCGCAACAATTGTTGAGCGCGAAGCGACGTACCTGCACGCCACATTCAGCAGCAAGATCTTCGGTTTTGTTGACGACGTTGAGCTGCTTGCATCCCAGACGGACAGCTTGGAGGCCCGCTCCATTTCACGGCTTGGAGACTCCGATCTGGGAGTCAATGGGCAACGACTACAACGCCTCAGTGACGTGTTGCCTTCCCGTTGA
- a CDS encoding bestrophin family ion channel — MIELGDYGHPPAIRRRDYGVVMLTLVWRMRFDLLLLLLISVLVANGLVPRGWTGSASAVRILGIAASIFIGFRNTQAIGRWWEARKLWGSVVNVSREWADTLRAHLDSSRPSGRLERKLLRLQVATVWQLNFQLRNFWHRDLRAFQDQLLKDLKLPSSTSLRQLGALRGVWIGDLHREGLIDGFGRMQLMALGNACTDAIGGLERIRNTPLPPSYDVFVRLLSWFFGVLLLVYFHDLEPTIHARVGGVVIVMMFLMAERIGAYVEGPFDSDGSSFSLPIDSICLTISRDLLDHATEHVQHLKSSDPVRWT; from the coding sequence ATGATTGAGCTCGGAGATTACGGACACCCTCCAGCGATTCGGCGCCGGGACTACGGCGTGGTCATGCTGACACTGGTGTGGCGCATGCGATTTGACCTCCTTCTCCTGCTGCTGATCAGCGTGTTGGTGGCCAACGGGTTGGTTCCACGCGGCTGGACGGGCAGTGCCAGCGCGGTGAGGATCCTTGGCATCGCCGCATCGATTTTCATCGGTTTCCGCAACACCCAAGCGATTGGACGCTGGTGGGAAGCTCGCAAACTGTGGGGCAGTGTGGTGAATGTCAGTCGCGAATGGGCTGACACCTTGCGAGCTCACCTCGACAGCAGCCGACCGTCTGGACGCCTGGAACGCAAACTGTTGCGTCTCCAAGTGGCCACGGTGTGGCAATTGAATTTCCAACTGCGCAATTTCTGGCATCGCGATCTGCGCGCCTTCCAAGACCAGTTGTTGAAGGATCTGAAGCTGCCGAGCAGCACCAGCCTTCGTCAGCTCGGCGCGCTCCGTGGCGTGTGGATCGGTGACCTGCACCGCGAGGGGTTGATCGATGGATTTGGACGGATGCAGCTCATGGCCCTTGGCAACGCTTGCACCGATGCCATCGGAGGCCTGGAAAGGATTCGCAACACCCCGCTACCTCCGTCTTACGACGTGTTCGTGCGACTGCTGTCCTGGTTTTTTGGTGTTTTGTTGTTGGTTTATTTCCATGACCTCGAACCCACCATTCACGCTCGCGTTGGCGGTGTGGTGATCGTGATGATGTTCCTCATGGCGGAGCGCATCGGCGCTTATGTGGAGGGTCCATTTGATTCCGACGGCAGCAGCTTTTCGCTCCCGATCGACAGCATCTGTCTCACCATCAGCCGCGATCTGCTGGACCATGCAACCGAGCACGTGCAACACCTCAAGTCCAGCGACCCGGTGCGCTGGACCTGA
- a CDS encoding Rieske 2Fe-2S domain-containing protein, with protein MHSTWTEQWWPVAYLRDLQRHRPNRFTLLERDLVLWWDAQASDWRAFEDVCPHRLVPLSEGRINAAGQLECPYHGWSFDGEGHCSRIPQMQESCSPGGRRASCRTLPTASAQGLLFVWSGDPDGARVEDLPLVPLLQEQGEGWADGWIVQDTFRDLPMDALTLLENVLDVSHVPFTHHQTVGRRENAAPVEAVISSESWRGFEALWEEGPRRGKLGSQLTQFRAPQLMWHDLNAKGFARILTVVYAVPIRRGECRLFARFPFQFSSLLPRILIGLRPRWLQHIGNHKVLEDDQVFLHWQERVLEAAGGSSEAQRAFYLPTASDRYVAALHRWVNTHGGEPFAGQALPPRQAVESLMDRYHSHTVHCRSCSTALIWVRRLQPWCWGLLWISAVLVGLGQLGWLSYLGLGLALIAWVMEQRFKRWERGLTLGDGQAPRNHGG; from the coding sequence ATGCATTCCACCTGGACAGAGCAGTGGTGGCCTGTGGCATACCTGCGCGATCTCCAGCGCCATCGCCCCAACCGGTTCACGCTGCTCGAGCGCGATCTTGTGCTCTGGTGGGATGCCCAAGCCAGTGATTGGCGGGCCTTTGAGGATGTCTGCCCACACCGCCTGGTGCCTCTGAGTGAGGGACGGATCAATGCGGCCGGTCAGCTGGAGTGCCCTTATCACGGCTGGAGTTTTGATGGAGAAGGGCATTGCTCCCGGATTCCGCAGATGCAGGAGTCCTGCTCTCCGGGTGGACGCCGTGCGAGCTGCCGAACCCTGCCGACGGCATCCGCCCAGGGACTCCTGTTTGTTTGGAGCGGTGACCCCGATGGGGCCCGCGTGGAGGATCTTCCGTTAGTTCCCTTGCTCCAGGAACAGGGAGAGGGTTGGGCTGATGGCTGGATCGTTCAGGACACCTTCCGCGATCTGCCGATGGATGCACTCACTCTTCTTGAGAATGTTCTCGATGTGAGCCACGTTCCTTTTACCCATCACCAAACCGTCGGCCGGCGTGAGAATGCTGCTCCGGTCGAAGCGGTGATCTCGTCTGAGAGTTGGCGTGGATTTGAAGCGCTGTGGGAGGAGGGGCCAAGACGCGGAAAGCTGGGTTCACAGCTCACGCAGTTCCGGGCACCGCAATTGATGTGGCATGACCTGAATGCCAAGGGTTTCGCGCGGATTCTCACCGTGGTTTACGCCGTGCCCATCCGCCGTGGTGAATGCCGTTTGTTTGCTCGCTTCCCCTTTCAGTTTTCGTCATTGTTGCCGCGGATCCTGATCGGACTGCGGCCGCGTTGGTTGCAGCACATTGGCAACCACAAGGTGTTGGAGGATGACCAGGTGTTCCTCCATTGGCAGGAACGTGTGCTCGAGGCCGCTGGCGGGAGCTCTGAGGCCCAACGCGCCTTCTACTTGCCGACCGCTTCGGACCGTTACGTAGCCGCTTTGCATCGCTGGGTGAACACCCATGGAGGCGAGCCCTTCGCTGGACAGGCTCTCCCACCACGCCAAGCGGTGGAGAGCTTGATGGATCGATACCACAGTCACACCGTGCATTGCCGCAGCTGTTCCACAGCCTTGATCTGGGTCCGGCGACTGCAGCCTTGGTGTTGGGGACTGTTGTGGATCAGTGCTGTGTTGGTCGGTTTGGGTCAGCTGGGGTGGCTCAGCTATCTGGGGCTTGGATTGGCCTTGATCGCGTGGGTCATGGAGCAGCGCTTCAAGCGCTGGGAGCGTGGCCTGACGCTTGGTGACGGGCAGGCTCCGCGCAATCATGGTGGTTAA
- a CDS encoding cupin domain-containing protein, producing MIRVTANCPESVILALGARDWPVWACEVSVFPWHYDQRETCLLLEGDVTVTPDRGEPVRFSDGDLVEFPAGLSCTWEVHHPVRKHYQFG from the coding sequence ATGATCCGTGTGACCGCCAACTGTCCGGAGAGCGTGATCCTGGCTCTAGGTGCACGAGATTGGCCCGTTTGGGCTTGTGAAGTCAGTGTCTTTCCATGGCATTACGATCAACGTGAAACCTGTCTGTTGCTAGAGGGAGACGTGACCGTGACTCCAGATCGAGGTGAGCCGGTGCGATTTTCTGATGGTGATCTGGTGGAGTTTCCTGCTGGACTCTCCTGCACCTGGGAGGTGCATCATCCGGTCAGGAAGCATTACCAATTCGGTTGA
- a CDS encoding DUF1651 domain-containing protein, with the protein MSRHGWIQDPRTQETKRFHDDEKSQKRDPRVFVDSGRPFPDQHPLLTTRLHLRESTADLLWRELLRVGWQPCCPQWNADADI; encoded by the coding sequence ATGTCCCGTCACGGCTGGATCCAGGACCCCCGCACCCAGGAAACGAAGCGGTTCCACGATGATGAAAAGAGCCAAAAACGCGACCCCAGGGTGTTCGTGGATTCAGGGCGACCTTTTCCAGACCAGCATCCTCTCCTGACCACCCGCTTGCACTTACGAGAATCGACTGCAGACCTGCTCTGGCGCGAATTGCTGCGCGTTGGTTGGCAGCCATGTTGCCCCCAATGGAATGCAGACGCCGATATTTAG
- a CDS encoding DUF3303 domain-containing protein, protein MQHYLIVWTFPTVEGAWHSCPGFADYINAGGPGDRFDGFELKYRVCEPISGSGVAIAVATDIGKVWAHLGPWIKGFGIQFEVTAVVSDAEFAALWPGVEAAAAVE, encoded by the coding sequence GTGCAGCACTATCTGATCGTCTGGACGTTTCCGACCGTGGAAGGCGCCTGGCACTCATGCCCTGGTTTTGCGGACTACATCAATGCTGGTGGTCCTGGTGACAGGTTTGATGGCTTCGAGTTGAAATATCGCGTTTGTGAGCCCATCAGCGGAAGTGGTGTTGCCATCGCCGTAGCCACTGATATCGGCAAGGTTTGGGCTCACCTGGGTCCTTGGATCAAAGGCTTCGGCATTCAGTTTGAGGTCACGGCTGTCGTTTCCGATGCCGAGTTCGCAGCTCTATGGCCTGGTGTCGAAGCGGCGGCGGCGGTCGAGTGA
- a CDS encoding Dabb family protein has product MIRHLLLLQFKPNTDQDRIDAMFGQFVRLKARIDGIESIEYGTNQSPENLNKSYTHSVVVTFSDSSARDHYLVHPDHKALEAVLLDLLADLIVFDLEA; this is encoded by the coding sequence GTGATCAGGCATCTTTTGCTGTTGCAGTTCAAGCCCAATACTGACCAAGATCGTATTGATGCAATGTTTGGTCAGTTTGTTCGGCTTAAGGCCAGGATTGATGGCATTGAATCGATCGAATATGGTACCAATCAAAGTCCTGAAAATCTAAATAAAAGTTATACGCATTCTGTTGTGGTGACGTTTTCAGATTCGTCGGCTAGAGATCATTACTTGGTTCATCCAGATCACAAGGCTCTCGAGGCTGTCTTGCTCGATCTTTTGGCTGATCTGATTGTTTTTGATCTTGAAGCATGA
- a CDS encoding glycoside hydrolase family 13 protein, whose protein sequence is MQAVATFNNPPVWVEEAVIYQIFPDRFRRSGRVSEQRNLVFKPWGCDPTEQGFHGGDLFGVIDALDHIQSMGVTCLYLTPIFSSASNHRYHAYDYMQVDPLLGGNASLDALITAVHARGMRLVLDGVFNHCGRGFWAFHHVVENGQASPYRDWFHIRKWPINPYPREGEDCGYDCWWSIADLPKFNHSNPAVQDYLLSVARHWLDKGIDGWRLDVPDEVPKDFWVEFRRVVRAVNADAWIVGEIWGDAHSWLQGQHFDGVMNYRIGWSTLGWTGNNALRQGYQNPEYPLQARSSEELLDIWSNTTRSYRPEVNRAQMNLLDSHDVPRALHSLNGDLKAMKLALLLLFLQPGAPCLYYGTETGLAGGPDSEHSSGPEPACREAFPWKQAWNADFRAYLKELADLRRTYSVFRQGDLSWRAVGTDGLVAQAEGLEVWINRSRIHPLALPAAQTTAKTLWSCDEDTASPCLSPQSAVVLANPS, encoded by the coding sequence TTGCAGGCAGTGGCGACCTTCAACAATCCACCGGTTTGGGTAGAAGAAGCTGTGATCTATCAGATCTTCCCCGATCGCTTCCGCCGCAGTGGACGCGTCAGTGAACAGCGCAACCTTGTTTTCAAACCTTGGGGATGCGACCCGACGGAACAGGGGTTCCATGGTGGCGATCTCTTCGGGGTGATCGATGCACTGGATCACATCCAGTCGATGGGAGTGACCTGCCTCTACCTGACACCCATCTTCAGTTCAGCAAGCAATCACCGCTATCACGCCTACGACTACATGCAAGTTGATCCCCTCTTGGGTGGCAATGCATCCCTCGATGCCCTGATCACTGCAGTGCATGCCAGAGGGATGCGTCTTGTGCTCGACGGTGTTTTCAATCACTGCGGACGGGGCTTCTGGGCGTTCCATCACGTTGTGGAGAACGGTCAAGCGTCGCCCTACAGAGATTGGTTTCACATCAGAAAATGGCCCATCAACCCCTATCCGCGAGAAGGGGAAGACTGTGGATACGACTGCTGGTGGTCCATCGCAGACCTGCCCAAGTTCAACCACAGCAACCCAGCGGTTCAGGACTACCTGTTGTCGGTCGCGCGCCATTGGCTGGACAAGGGAATTGATGGCTGGCGTCTGGACGTCCCCGATGAAGTACCCAAGGATTTCTGGGTGGAGTTCCGGCGCGTCGTACGAGCTGTGAATGCTGATGCGTGGATCGTCGGAGAGATCTGGGGCGATGCCCATTCGTGGCTTCAAGGGCAGCATTTCGATGGAGTGATGAATTACCGAATCGGCTGGAGCACCCTCGGTTGGACGGGGAACAACGCCTTAAGGCAGGGCTACCAAAATCCGGAGTATCCCCTCCAGGCCCGCAGCAGCGAGGAGTTACTCGATATCTGGAGCAACACAACGCGTTCCTACAGGCCAGAGGTCAACCGCGCGCAGATGAATCTTCTCGATAGTCACGATGTGCCGAGGGCCTTGCACAGCCTCAATGGCGATCTGAAAGCGATGAAGCTGGCGCTGTTATTGCTGTTTCTGCAACCCGGAGCGCCTTGCCTTTACTACGGCACAGAAACAGGTCTCGCTGGCGGTCCCGATTCAGAACATTCCAGCGGGCCAGAACCAGCCTGCCGAGAAGCTTTCCCGTGGAAACAAGCCTGGAATGCCGATTTCAGGGCTTACCTCAAGGAATTAGCCGATCTCAGACGAACGTATTCGGTCTTTCGGCAGGGAGATCTGAGCTGGAGAGCCGTCGGAACTGATGGGTTAGTTGCACAGGCTGAAGGCCTTGAGGTGTGGATTAATCGAAGCCGAATCCACCCATTGGCGTTACCCGCAGCCCAAACCACTGCCAAGACGTTGTGGAGCTGTGATGAAGACACCGCATCGCCCTGTCTTTCACCGCAATCCGCTGTCGTGCTTGCAAACCCTTCCTAA
- a CDS encoding zinc ribbon domain-containing protein, with protein MAPSVGFSTGYVCSECGCTSYETGQIRVSGGFWSSFFDIGNRRYNAVTCTNCGYTKFYRRSVSGVQKVFDFLGSN; from the coding sequence ATGGCACCTTCTGTCGGATTTTCTACTGGTTACGTGTGTAGCGAGTGTGGCTGTACTTCCTACGAGACTGGCCAGATTCGTGTCTCTGGTGGATTCTGGAGCAGCTTCTTTGACATAGGTAATAGGCGCTATAACGCAGTCACATGCACCAATTGTGGTTACACTAAGTTTTATCGGAGATCGGTAAGTGGAGTGCAGAAGGTTTTTGATTTCCTTGGTAGCAACTAA